Genomic window (Mycosarcoma maydis chromosome 5, whole genome shotgun sequence):
GCGCTCCAACAGGAGGGTCAAGCAGCCGGATGCTGATCGAAGCAGAGCAACCAAAGATCAAGTTCGTATCCTGTCATCTGAATCagtctcgtgtctcgtgCCTGCGAACAGACTCGTTCAGATTGGCTGATCTTACAGGAAAGCAGGAGTCGCCAAAACATTCCGACCGCCTGATCGAAATTCTTTTGGCCAGATGTCGACGAGAAAGTAGTCTGTCACCGTGCAAATGCAGATCAGCAACCACGTGTAAGTAAGAGCAGCACTCCCGTTAAGACGGTATGAGAAAGAACAAAGACGTACAGAGGTGTCCCACAGCGATACCGCTGATGTCGCCCATTACGGCCCTCAAGCTACCATGGAGCAGCCAACCGAAGATCACCAGACTCCACGGCAGATACGGTGCACTAATGACCAACAGGCCAAACAGGCTGAGTCGTACATGTCTGTTACGTCTGGACCAGATATAGACCAGTACAAACGCCAATGGTGATCCCAAAAACGGCTGCGCGGTCAGCGGCGAAAGCATGAGCAAGCACGTGGCTGCAAacatcagcagcaccacgTACGCTGCTCTACCACCGCTTCTGCCGCCAAACGAGTTCTCTTCGAGCATCCGTGAATACCGCATGAAGAAAAACAGGTGGAACACAAAATCGAGCCCGAGAGGTCCAAAGTAGATGAACGTCGTCAGCAGACGCCACACTTGAAACTTGCGGAAGACGAGCGCGGGCGTGTAGAAGAGTTGGTacgacgagatggtgtGCGTGTGTTCGAGCAGTGCTGTTGCGAGCGTTAGCGCGCCCCAGGCGCCTGTGATAGGAGGTATTGATTCAAAATCCATGGCTGCTATGCGCTGCTACGCGTCAAGAAGAGGTTCAAAGTGTTGTTGCTAGTGGTCGaggagaagaggagcaaAGCGGTCACGCTTGTTGAGAaagccaaagtcgtgagagtgagtcacgagtgagtattcacgatttgacGTGGAGGTTGTCAGTCGCGAGTCTCACATCTGTACAACGTTTCTTTCAAGATGTTAGATCAATCAGTTAGCCCCGCCGGTGTCTTGGTGTGTGCACGTTGGACCGGACATCCGAATCCGCGattcgcgaatcgcgattCGGGTGCGTTTAGACTCATTTCTCGTCAAGTCATCTACCATGGTTACTCTACTTAGTATATTAAGGTAGCAGCCAATCATCCTCGCAACGTTGCCATCACCATCTCCATCCTCGCTCGGCTAGTTCCCAATGTCGGCCACTGCTAATCCTTTCAATCtcaagaagcagcttgctttCTATGGGTCGTACCACACCGACTCGGTCAACGTTGCGATCCACATCGTTGGTGTTCCATCCATCATCTTGTGAGTAAAGCCACCAGAGTGATGCAGATTCAGTCCAGTGCTGAGTCTCGA
Coding sequences:
- a CDS encoding uncharacterized protein (related to DFM1 - ER protein involved in ER-associated protein degradation), with the protein product MDFESIPPITGAWGALTLATALLEHTHTISSYQLFYTPALVFRKFQVWRLLTTFIYFGPLGLDFVFHLFFFMRYSRMLEENSFGGRSGGRAAYVVLLMFAATCLLMLSPLTAQPFLGSPLAFVLVYIWSRRNRHVRLSLFGLLVISAPYLPWSLVIFGWLLHGSLRAVMGDISGIAVGHLYYFLVDIWPKEFRSGGRNVLATPAFL